Part of the Capsicum annuum cultivar UCD-10X-F1 chromosome 12, UCD10Xv1.1, whole genome shotgun sequence genome is shown below.
tcattcttTTTGAAGCAAAGACaataattaataagtttaatttattaaatgaacccctaataattattttcttacatAAAACAAGAGTTGAAGCCCTCGTGTGCATGCATATCAGGTTGTTATTTTCTTAATGTGAAATTTTTGACTTAATATTCTCAATTTAAGCCGCAAAAGTAACGTTAAAGACTTTAATTTGACCAAATATATCAAAAATGGCCCACTTAATTAACACGTAATCcctctttttccattttttttaaaaaaattaatcttcttaCGTGTATATGAGTATATTGCATCACACGCATTAATATATGGCAGTCTTTTCTTGACCAaaacttaataataatattttttgtaaaaaaaaaaaaaaaaagagagtccTGTTCTAGGTAGGtgtttaattaattaatcatatATACTTGACTACTTAGAGACAAATTATATACGTCATtaccaaaatatataattcaTCTCAGCAATTTGTCGACAAAATTATTATTAGATATAGTAATTTCAAATATATAGAGTATCAGTATCTTTTTGTTTTACATTATAATAattttgtgagaaagaaaaaaaacacttAACAAGTAAAAATCACACGTATTTCATATGGAACAATTAGTActactaattactattttttaaaagttgCCACCTAATTTTGGATTAACACTACATGAGGTCCCAAATAATACTAAAGCCATTATTGTTAAAGACAAAATTGAGTAACTAAACATTTATTCTttctaataaattaaaatttagatgaaGTGATTATATAATTCACCTTGATGTCGAAGCGAACAAAagtcttgaattttaatttacaCTGCCCTCCATTTTGGAAATGAATTTCATATACACAATtcgtgaagaagaaaaaaaaaaactcccaCATGAAtgatatgctaaaaatataattaaataaataaaaatatacaaataaacttTTATAATGCGGTTATACAATTCAACTAATCTAACAACTTGAAGGTAGTCCATTTTAGTATTATTGATTTGGACGTCATTTCACAATTAGTTATAATTGAATATATAAATTGCTTAATGTTTATAGGTTAAACAGTAAATAAAAGTTCCGAAGTGTGATTAGTAACTGATAGTATTAACCAGGAAAAGGAAAATGCTATATACTAACGATTATTATGCGTGCTAAACATTGAACTTTCATCAACCAATAAGTTAATTACTATCATTATTTCCTCCGTTTTATATTACTTTATGACCTCGCACATTCCATAAGAAAGCGTTAATTAAAAATGTAGTTACTAAATTAACTTTATCAATAATGTTTTGTAACTctaaatttaactatttttattattttatatgctttCTTCGCTTCAATTTTATGTGATgcactttcttttttaatttgttctaaaaaatatcatagttttttatttGACAATTATCTAACGACACtgtcccattttatttttattgagtctCATTTaacaagaaaattaattaaaaagtaaGTATTAAAGGGACGTCAGGGATAATTTAGTAAACATAACAAGCCTTCTCTTATTTATCAAACTTTATGCTCATTaaattatgtcacataaattaaagcggaggaaataattatttcaatactAAAGATAATATGGGGAGAAAAATTATTCCgcaaataacataaatttcgATAGTTTAGaacttaattacagaaaattttggCATTtgaataattaatgaaaattcatattttgagtctgtcgagatatACAATTAGCTTCCAATACAATACAATTAGCTTCCaatacatccaacgaaaatacattttttcctttataatttataaaaatatataactagctttcgatatatttttttttattttagctctgtcgagatacataatacatccaacgaaaacatattttttcctttataaagatacataattagcttgtgatatatttttttcaattttgaattgattcagatacataattagctcccaatatattcaatgaaaatacataattagttaaaaaatttataataacttTATAAGGATTtgaatttgtataaatatgataaattaaaatgtatatttatgttatttttttgaattatacgagccaaataaaataaaacggagAAACGTAACGAAAAGCAAAGTCGGTTCGTGTCCCACACGGACCATATACGTTTCTTAATTAATAAATTCTGTCTGTATaaccacaaataaaataatagtacACAATTTCCAATTTAATTTCACACGGGCTAAAATTCACCCATGCATCCTCCACACACTTTCCTTCTATGATAACACCCACCCACCCCTCTATACCACCCTACCTaaccctccacccccacccccacccccacccccacccccaccccacacaTCTCTCACTATATATAAACCTATTCTCATCATATTTTCTTGCATAGTTCAAAACTCAATCTACGTGACCAAAAACGataaaggtacaaaagtatataGAGAAACTTAAGTTTCAAGGTTATAAGCGTCTATATCGTAAAATCGATTTTCGAAGAATcttgatcatcatcatcatcaatggcATTTTCAGAGCCAGTAATTATATGCAAGAAGcatccacaacacaaacaacAACCAGGAGTATGTTCATGTTGCCTAAGAGAAAAGCTCTCAAAGATTAATGGTACAACAACTACTACTACAATATCTTCAATAATACCTTCTTCATTATCCTCCTCTGCTTCCTCCTCCAATAATACCTCGCCACCTGGCGGGCTTGGACATCGTCGGATCACGTCCGACGTAGCTGGCGGCCACTACTCATTCGTTACGCTAGCGGCCGCCGGCTCTGGAGGAGGAGGTGGTGTAGGAGGGGGGTTGAAGAAGAGTAGGTCAATAGCATTTGTTGCTAGAGGGGGTAGAGTTGGAATTaatggaaagaaaaagaaagaagggttttggtcAAAGTTGATTAAGTCAACAGGGAAAAGAACCAATAGGGTTATTGCTCATTGATGAgttgaattttaataattttattaggtGGAAAGTTAATCAAGAAAATTATTAGGCAATgagttttttttgtttcccaCTCGATGTTCAGTGTTCATATTGGAGCCTCGACTAATTTAGATCACGCATTGCAGATCTCATTAAGGAGGTATAGCTCCCAACAAAATTTTCTTCGTACTCAGATTTCGAACTCGAGAGCTCTGATTAAGGGTGGTAGGTGAATACTTTGTAATTTAGTGAATTATTTGTAATTTTAGGGTTGGTATATTTGCACGTGTAATAGTACAAAAGAGATAAAGAAGAAtcatttgatttgatgtattttttttaatgtcaTTTTGTTTGCATAGTGTGGTACTTATACCATGAAAGGAACATATTCATATTTGTGAATATAATTTTGATTATGATAAATAAATTGTGAATGTTGATAGGAAAGTTCATTCTGCCTtctctttttgtcttctttaacTTTTTATGTACGTGCACAACTCATTTCTCATGTACATTGAAAGGAAAGTGAGCTAAAGAATTTGAAAGTCTCGTGAACAGTTATCTTTTTTGTTTAACCACTTATTATCTACTCGTACGACTCTATTGAAGGTAGGGTTCAACAGTTGAAAAAGCATCACACAGCATGTGGTTCAGTACATCCCTTGAAAATTTGAAAGACGGAGAGATAGGTTGAACTTGTTTTAAAAAAACGAGATCAAAAGTCATGTGCATATCACATTACCTACTcgaaaaatgataataaagatagggcTCAACGACTGAAAGAACATCACACATTGTATGGTGTTCAGTACACTCCTTGAAAATTTTGGAAGACGGAGAGACAAGTTGAAGTCAAACTtgttacaaaaaaaattagataaaaagtcatgtgCATGTCACATTACCTACTCGAAAACTGATCAACGGCTGAAAGATCATCACACATCGTGTGGTTCAGTACATcccttgaaaatctaaaatacgAAGTGATAGATTCaacttgttaaaaaaaaaatagattgaaaGTCATATGCATGACCCATTGATAAGTTCAAACTTTTTTATGGAgaactttttatttctttttttaatcaaagaCTTATCTAGATTTGGTATTGCTTGATTGACGGGAATCAATGTAATTAAGATAATAATTATGGCAATTTCATTCATCCAATTAGAGTTTACCAAGTCTTCTTTATCACATTCAACGAATGcaacttttataattttaagatatatatactaactatactttttttaaaatttataatataaaaaaacgAGTTAGTATTGAACGTTATGTCTACTCCacaaaatagtataataactcgATCCAAACTTAGTTTAATTGGATATAAAGTGAACTCGAgtgaaaatattattcaattttgtaATCATTTCAGAAGGTCTATTATGTATTGAGCATAAGTATAAATGACTTACCAATAACCTAGTTCAAGAAATATGAATCATTTTCTATCtagatttgtttttttgttttttttttttcattttcaaaactCAATTTGAGATCGCTAATTAAAGAAAGGAGAGATCATATCCATCTCACCTTCTTCTCCGTCCTCCTGTCGTAGTTGTCTTCTCACGATCTCATTACCTACCCAAAGGGAACGAAGGAAAATGACCGAAATATAAAAGTCTAAATTGATAATctagttttaaaaattgaaataaatataaccaaaaaaaatattttcttatttcgtgtTCGTTTTGAGGGGCCAATTGAATCGAATTCACACCACATAAAGCCATTaagtatgtttttatttttgttctttgagCTCGAACCAGAGTGATTTAGTTAAGAATAGAGGGATCCTATTCACCTGGTCATATAATCCTTATTGATATAAATTTATTCGAGTTATCGTTAGGTTTCTCTTCTTCGCTTGTGCTTTTCATGATCAAtatctcataataataataataacatttatttttattaaaacgtttgaaagaaaaaagtaggaaaaaatttGCTGTATTATTCGCTTTGTTGTGCTTGGAAAATATGGATGAACATAAAATATTTAGGTATGGATTGTCTTGCTAGTTGTACAAGTTTTCCAATATTTGGTCAAAGAAAGTTATCTACTACTATATGCTTGTTGATTAATACAACTAGCAAAGCCTGGTTTTCTTTTTTCTGGTATCCACACTAAAGTccgattaaatttgaatttgcgCCCAGAAGTCCCACATAGAGGACTAGATGTTCCGTAACAAAGGCAACTTCATATCTATAGAGACTCGAACCTGAAACCTGTTATCTCGATATTAtagttttgaaattaatttacATCCCATATGGGATACATAACATCAAATTTGAGAAATTAGTTGTACAAATTTTAATCTGGAGGTAAGACATCTTAATTTCTAATCACGACAAAAGACAACACATGAGTGAGTGTCTTTGCTGGCTCAACTACCTGGAGTGTAATACCAATTAATTAGATTAATCTTGACTTCAAATTACACCCTTAAAAAATGGAACTAAAGTTTATTATATCACATTATATTCTCCACAAAACTTATTTATTGATGTTCAGTACTTGCTCAGGATCTTGATTAATATGAATTTGGTATTGCTTGATTGATTGACGggaatataattaagataataattATGGCAATTTCGAAATTAATCTTACGCGCTGAAACAAGGGGTAAAATGAAGAGGACCTATGCCaggaaaaaatcaatattttactGCTCAAGAAACTGTAATAGTGAAGGCCCTGAGTGACCTGATATGGAGGGGACCTCGAATTATGCATAAACCGCATAATCTACATTATATTTATTGAATAACCATAAGAATTAGAGAATAACAGCCTCAATCACTCTCATTGCAATCACGTccatataataatattttcagtAGTAGTATATAAAGACCATATTGCCACAGTATACCTCACAATGTTTCCATGTTGCATCTCTTTCAAGCGGGAGATTTCcagagagtccgagcaacttaggctGAAACTAGctgtcactttttttttttttaacaatgtgAGCTGACTTACTCAATCTGGAATATCTTTTTAAGCATGAGAGGTATCAAATGGGCAATGCCTAAAAGCTCTTTGGAGCAGTTGAAATGCTGGAACGGGGCAGGATGTTTACCCAAACATAAGAAAGTTGAAGATGATCCCACTGTGTATTTGGTGGACCGTTTGGAGGGAAAGAAACTTGAGATGCCTTCAACGCATGAGTAACCAAATTCAGAAGATCAAGACGAACTCTCTgttgttatttcatattttgatgtaAAGAAAAACCCCTAGTGGACACTATAGCTATCCTAGAAATTTAAGAAGCAATGTAAATAGCTTAAGGTATGTCGGCAACTGCCTCTACTCCACAAATGTAAGGTGAAGTCTGCATATATCCCACCCTCCCCGGATCctacttgtgggatttcactgagTATGTGGTTGTTGTTTTATCGTTGTTGCATTCCTAAGCATTTCCTTTGTTTTTAACTATCTAAGATTTCAGTGACTTAATATATACTGTTCAAATGTAATTTCCGAGTGAAAGTGCAACAACAAACAGCAAATTAAAGGATGCTATGACATTCATCATCATGTCCTACCATTGTAGTTATTGGTGTCCAGGACTCTTTTCTACCTCTATGGAAAATTAACTAGGGCTCAAGTTATACTATAGAATTTGACCTTTATTTACTGTAAACATCATTGATGTACCCTATCACGTCATCTTTTAAGCTCACGGAACCTGAGATTCATAACATTTTCCaaacttcaaataaataaatgggaAGATAACTGAGTCCTCGTCACAAGCAGCAAGGGAAAGACCACCAGTTAAACtgaaaaaaaaagggcagcccggtgcactaaagctcccactatgcgCAGGGTCaagggaagggccccaccacaatggtgtattgtacgcagccttaccttgcatttctgttagaggctgtttccaaagcttgaacccttgacctcctggtcacatgacagcaactttaccagctAAGCTGAAGAAGTTCAGAATTGAGCAACATCACAAAATTATCAAAACTAGGTGGAACATGACAAGTATAAAACGGAAGAATATTAATGACAATAGATTACAATTTGAATAGCAAAACTAGTATATGAGATAAAGTATATGAATAGACCATCTGTAACAAACAAATGACGTGATGATTGTGTTGTTACGCAGGCATACAGTTTCCCCATCATAAGTAACACATTGAAATTGATATGACAGTAGAGATGCATTTTGATGGCAGCAAATAGTTGTTACATACTAACCTACTATACACATTCATCGATGAATGCATCTTCCACCTTTTTAGCTTTCACGGTCTCTCACATCATCAACTAATAGAATGCAGCAAGAACATATTATTTCTATAGGTAAATGACTTATTCTTGGCACCAATGCACCACAGATGGCCTTGTACTTCTAGGTCGCCTTTCATTCTTGCCGTCTCCCATACAAACTTGAAAAGCCCCAGAGCTCTGCTTAGCTGCTTTACCCCGCTCTGCAGCATATTATGCTCATCGGAAGTTAGGATCTTTCCCATGCACAGATGAAACTTATCCCCGTTACCAATTGCATAAAGTCCTCCACATACTTCAACATCAATATCCCAGATGTTTTCGTAAAGATAATAAAGAAGAAGTGTGAACACACACCGCGATGAGTGGCCCAATGTCTTCGTCAACTTTTTATGCACTAAACTCTCTTGGTGGCGAGCTTCCTTATATCCAATGTTTTTGTCGATGAAAACATCCCTAATCTAATAAAGCCCCTCTTTCATGACCTCAAGCTTCTTTACCTCCGAAGTTAACTTTCTCTCTTCACTCAAGCAATCAATAAGGTCGTCGAACATCTCAAGAACACCTTCCCACGCCTTTTGCAGGTGCGAGGCGCATCCATGAAGTGGATTCCGGGTCAAAACAAGTTGCATTTTCTAAAACTTTTGACAAGTCGTAACTATTTGTTGCGCCATTCTAATTTCTTTACTCGAACATCTACAACTCATTTCATCGATTTCACATCTCAAGCCATTCAGTATCTCCTCGATCGCCCCTATCCATATCGGGTACTTTGTCACCTGCTCACATATTGCTTGCCTGACAAGCTTCCTTTGTTGTGCAGAAACATTCAAGAACTCCGACACTTTCTTGAGTGAATCAACTGTTATTGCTTCTCTCTCGCTAGCTTTACTGAAACAGAAAACGCGTTGATCATCACATCGTACATCACCTAATGCACGCACCACATTATTTTTTATCGATTCCTGCATTGATGGACCACCAATAAACGTCCTAGCAAGTGATTTAAAAGCATACAGCTTTTCCTCCAAGTTGTCATCGTAAACTCTAGAGTCATTATCAACATTTACTAGCTTTCCATCAATTACGTCCACATTCTTTAGCGAGTGGCTCCATTTTGTTAACTTCGACAAAGCTTTGTCGTACCATTCGCATGGCAAAGGCTCATCGTACACTTGTTCTGAGCGGTGATAAAACGTGAACGTCACTCCACGTGTATTGACTGTAGTCAAAATCTTAGCAGCTCGAGGTATAAGGTTCGTTTTCACAACACTACGCACTCCCGTCATAGTAATAATTGAAACAACCAGCAAAGCTTTATTTACTTATTCTAAGTTCAATGCGGCATTTCATCGATCATCTTGTGTGCAATATTTCTTCACAATATAGGACCCATAACGAAATGCACCAAATTTTTACACCATCAGCTTTGCTTTTCACTGTAGCAGCACATGTATTCTCTTTTCCTGTAGCAGCACATCAAACTTTTTCTcctcttttagtttattttttgtgACTTTTAACTAGTTATAAAAGCTTGCGCTTGTAGTAATGTAGCAGATAATGCTGTAGTTTCTTATTATGAAAGGCTTAAAGATGGGTTGTTACCTAATATTTATGATTGTGTTTCGCAGGATTAATggaaaactcaaacttagaagaGGGAAATATAAGAGTTGAAGTTCCATCAGAGGAAACTAACATGGATGAAACTGGACAGATTGTTCCCTATATAGATGTTGAAAATTTGCAGCACCCAACATCATCGGTAAGGAGTTTGATTCATTTAAGTTTTATCTTGATTAAGCTCATCGTAGTGGTTTTAGTCTCCGCCGAGGTCGTATGACAAGATCAAGGAAAAATGTAGAATGTAATAAACTACGAGATGAAACTAGAGAAGGATGCAAagtgttgttgtatatatatcaAAGAAAGAAGAAGGTAAATGAGTGGTCTGTAGACTTGTCACTAAGCACAATCATGACGTTGCATTTCCAAATAGTTAAAAATTCTTgtgatcaaaaagaaaaaagtctGAGGCCCAAAAAAATCTTATTAATTTGCTTGATAATTCAGGAGTCCGACCAAGTAAAATAGCATCAATTTTGATAACTCAAGCTGGGGGTGT
Proteins encoded:
- the LOC107851635 gene encoding uncharacterized protein LOC107851635, whose translation is MAFSEPVIICKKHPQHKQQPGVCSCCLREKLSKINGTTTTTTISSIIPSSLSSSASSSNNTSPPGGLGHRRITSDVAGGHYSFVTLAAAGSGGGGGVGGGLKKSRSIAFVARGGRVGINGKKKKEGFWSKLIKSTGKRTNRVIAH